A genomic stretch from Kribbella amoyensis includes:
- the sufD gene encoding Fe-S cluster assembly protein SufD — MTATETLVAAGNQAHSHGPGSPVPLQARSERPTSYDVADFPVPNGREEEWRFTPVKTLKALFADEAGTETPKVDAHGPDGVVIETVAADAVKVGTPQDRPAAVAWTYAAEALAVRIPAEAELTEPVHVNVASLGARGFTHLIVDAARHSRATVVIDHTGAGELSSNVEIVVGDGAELRLVSIQQGDHESIHLAQHDALVGRDAKLNHVAVTLGGKVVRVGTNVRYAGPGGDAELLGVYFAESGQHHEHRLFVDHEATHCKSNVLYKGALAGDDARSVWIGDVLIRAAAEGTDTFELNRNLVLTDGARADSVPNLEIETGEIEGAGHASATGRFDDEQLFYLQARGIPEDEARRLVVSGFFNDIIGRIGVPEVVERLHEVIEQKLARAAELSAAGKAVVGR, encoded by the coding sequence ATGACCGCCACCGAAACCCTGGTCGCCGCCGGCAACCAGGCGCACTCCCACGGGCCGGGTTCGCCGGTGCCGTTGCAGGCCCGGAGCGAGCGGCCGACGTCGTACGACGTGGCCGACTTCCCGGTGCCGAACGGGCGCGAGGAGGAGTGGCGCTTCACCCCGGTCAAGACCCTCAAGGCGCTGTTCGCCGACGAGGCCGGCACCGAGACCCCGAAGGTCGACGCGCACGGTCCCGACGGCGTCGTGATCGAGACCGTCGCCGCCGACGCGGTGAAGGTCGGTACCCCGCAGGACCGCCCGGCCGCGGTGGCGTGGACGTACGCCGCCGAGGCGCTCGCGGTCCGGATCCCGGCCGAGGCCGAGCTGACCGAGCCGGTGCACGTCAACGTCGCGAGCCTCGGCGCCCGCGGCTTCACCCACCTGATCGTGGACGCCGCCCGGCACAGCCGCGCCACCGTGGTGATCGACCACACCGGCGCCGGCGAGCTGTCCAGCAACGTGGAGATCGTCGTCGGTGACGGCGCCGAGCTGCGGCTGGTCTCGATCCAGCAGGGCGACCACGAGTCGATCCACCTGGCCCAGCACGACGCGCTGGTCGGCCGGGACGCCAAGCTCAACCACGTCGCCGTCACCCTCGGCGGCAAGGTCGTCCGGGTCGGCACCAACGTCCGGTACGCCGGTCCGGGTGGCGACGCGGAGCTGCTCGGCGTGTACTTCGCCGAGTCGGGTCAGCACCACGAGCACCGGCTGTTCGTCGACCACGAGGCCACGCACTGCAAGAGCAACGTGCTCTACAAGGGCGCGCTGGCCGGCGACGACGCCCGGTCGGTGTGGATCGGCGATGTGCTGATCCGGGCCGCGGCCGAGGGCACCGACACCTTCGAGCTGAACCGGAACCTGGTACTCACCGACGGCGCTCGCGCCGACTCGGTCCCGAACCTGGAGATCGAGACGGGCGAGATCGAGGGCGCCGGGCACGCGTCCGCGACCGGCCGGTTCGACGACGAGCAGCTGTTCTACCTGCAGGCCCGCGGCATCCCCGAGGACGAGGCCCGGCGGCTGGTGGTGTCCGGCTTCTTCAACGACATCATCGGCCGGATCGGCGTCCCGGAGGTGGTCGAGCGGCTGCACGAGGTGATCGAGCAGAAGCTGGCCCGCGCCGCCGAGCTGAGCGCCGCCGGCAAGGCGGTCGTCGGCCGGTGA
- a CDS encoding non-heme iron oxygenase ferredoxin subunit, with the protein MSDTFERACAAADVPDEGVVAVEVGGVEVAVVKSEGQYFAVRDECSHAQIQLSEGEVGKCEIECWLHGSRFDLRTGEPTSLPAYDPVPVYPVRLDGGDLLVDVKNPTNQASL; encoded by the coding sequence GTGAGCGACACCTTCGAGCGCGCCTGCGCCGCGGCCGACGTTCCCGACGAGGGAGTGGTCGCGGTGGAGGTCGGCGGCGTCGAGGTCGCGGTCGTGAAGAGCGAAGGACAGTACTTCGCGGTGCGGGACGAGTGCTCGCACGCGCAGATCCAGCTGTCCGAAGGCGAGGTCGGCAAGTGCGAGATCGAATGCTGGCTGCACGGCTCCCGCTTCGACCTGCGCACCGGCGAGCCGACCAGCCTGCCCGCGTACGACCCGGTCCCGGTCTATCCGGTCCGGCTGGACGGCGGCGACCTGCTCGTCGACGTCAAGAACCCCACGAACCAGGCATCCCTGTAA
- the sufC gene encoding Fe-S cluster assembly ATPase SufC, producing the protein MATLEIRDLHVSVDTENGPKQILRGVDLTIKGGQTHAIMGPNGSGKSTLAYSIAGHPKYNITSGTVTLDGEDVLDMAVDERARAGLFLAMQYPVEVPGVSVANFLRTAKTAIDGEAPKLRTWVKDVNTALGDLEMDPEFAQRNVNEGFSGGEKKRHEIVQLELLNPKIAILDETDSGLDIDALKIVSTGVNRFAEQGDKGILLITHYTRILRYIKPDFVHVFVDGRVAEEGGPELADELEANGYERFVKAGAKA; encoded by the coding sequence ATGGCGACACTCGAGATCCGCGACCTGCACGTGTCGGTCGACACCGAGAACGGCCCGAAGCAGATCCTGCGCGGCGTCGACCTGACCATCAAGGGCGGTCAGACGCACGCGATCATGGGCCCGAACGGTTCCGGCAAGTCCACGCTGGCGTACTCGATCGCCGGCCACCCGAAGTACAACATCACCAGCGGCACGGTCACCCTGGACGGCGAGGACGTGCTCGACATGGCCGTCGACGAGCGCGCCCGCGCCGGCCTGTTCCTGGCGATGCAGTACCCGGTCGAGGTGCCGGGGGTGTCGGTGGCGAACTTCCTCCGCACCGCCAAGACCGCGATCGACGGCGAGGCGCCGAAGCTGCGGACCTGGGTCAAGGACGTGAACACCGCCCTGGGCGACCTGGAGATGGACCCCGAGTTCGCCCAGCGCAACGTCAACGAGGGCTTCTCCGGTGGTGAGAAGAAGCGGCACGAGATCGTCCAGCTGGAGCTGCTGAACCCGAAGATCGCGATCCTCGACGAGACCGACTCCGGCCTCGACATCGACGCGCTGAAGATCGTCTCGACCGGCGTCAACCGGTTCGCGGAGCAGGGTGACAAGGGCATCCTGCTGATCACGCACTACACCCGGATCCTGCGCTACATCAAGCCGGACTTCGTGCACGTGTTCGTCGACGGCCGGGTCGCCGAGGAGGGCGGCCCGGAGCTGGCCGACGAGCTGGAGGCCAACGGCTACGAGCGCTTCGTCAAGGCGGGCGCGAAGGCATGA
- a CDS encoding COX15/CtaA family protein → MTTETPPRETEPVTGFWRLVPEPSLDAVRRWGWASVVANIGIVVTGGLVRLTGSGLGCPTWPQCTDESYVPHPELGMHGAIEFGNRMLGFVVAVVAIGTWLAVMRYRPVRKDLRRLATAAALGVPLQAVIGGISVLTGLNPWIVSAHFLVSPIIITLTVSMMRRSRTSPYPHTPPVVRALATASVVAVWLAVALGTLVTGAGPHSGDPDTGRNGFDETVISQLHADVVFALLGVTIALVIATRVTATSRTLRKLAAWLLAMELAQGVVGFVQYFTGLPWVLVLIHMFFAAVLIALVTAVYGERGTPAT, encoded by the coding sequence ATGACCACCGAGACCCCGCCCCGCGAGACCGAGCCCGTCACCGGATTCTGGCGACTGGTGCCCGAGCCGAGCCTGGACGCCGTCCGCCGGTGGGGCTGGGCGTCGGTGGTCGCCAACATCGGCATCGTGGTGACCGGCGGGCTGGTCCGGCTGACCGGGTCCGGTCTCGGCTGCCCGACCTGGCCGCAGTGCACCGACGAGTCGTACGTGCCGCATCCCGAGCTCGGGATGCACGGCGCGATCGAGTTCGGCAACCGGATGCTCGGCTTCGTCGTCGCGGTGGTCGCGATCGGCACCTGGCTGGCCGTGATGCGCTACCGGCCGGTGCGCAAGGACCTGCGCCGGCTCGCGACGGCGGCCGCGCTCGGCGTCCCGCTCCAGGCCGTGATCGGTGGCATCAGCGTGCTCACCGGGCTGAACCCGTGGATCGTGTCCGCGCACTTCCTGGTCTCACCGATCATCATCACGCTGACCGTGTCGATGATGCGCCGCTCCCGCACCAGTCCGTACCCGCACACTCCCCCGGTGGTCCGCGCGCTGGCGACCGCGAGCGTGGTGGCGGTCTGGCTGGCCGTTGCCCTCGGCACCTTGGTGACCGGGGCCGGGCCGCACTCCGGTGACCCCGACACCGGGCGGAACGGGTTCGACGAGACGGTGATCAGTCAGCTGCACGCCGATGTGGTGTTCGCGCTGCTCGGCGTGACGATCGCGCTGGTGATCGCGACCCGGGTGACGGCGACCTCGCGGACCCTGCGCAAGCTCGCCGCCTGGTTGCTGGCGATGGAGCTGGCGCAGGGCGTGGTCGGGTTCGTGCAGTACTTCACCGGGCTGCCGTGGGTCCTGGTGCTGATCCACATGTTCTTCGCCGCGGTGCTGATCGCCCTGGTCACCGCGGTGTACGGCGAACGCGGAACGCCGGCGACCTGA
- a CDS encoding ABC transporter ATP-binding protein, translating into MPVAVEISNLVVRYGEKAAVDGLSLTVTGGTVTSVLGPNGAGKTTTVESCEGFRRPDSGRVRVLGLDPIADHDELMPRIGVMLQEGGAWSGVRALEMLRYVASLHAHPLDLTQLADRLDLGSCGRTPYRRLSGGQKQRLSFALAIVGRPEIAFLDEPTTGLDPHGRREIWQLIRELREDGVTVVLTTHAMDEAEQLSDQVHVVSAGKVIASGSPDTLTDHGAKSLEDVYLALTAPPARENR; encoded by the coding sequence GTGCCAGTCGCGGTGGAAATCAGCAACCTCGTCGTCCGGTACGGCGAGAAGGCCGCGGTCGACGGGCTCAGTCTCACCGTCACCGGCGGAACAGTGACGTCCGTGCTCGGTCCCAACGGGGCCGGCAAGACCACCACCGTCGAGAGCTGCGAAGGCTTCCGCCGGCCCGACTCCGGCCGGGTCCGGGTGCTCGGGCTGGACCCGATCGCTGACCACGACGAGCTGATGCCCCGGATCGGGGTGATGCTCCAGGAGGGTGGCGCCTGGTCCGGCGTCCGCGCCCTCGAGATGCTGCGCTACGTCGCCTCGTTGCACGCCCACCCGCTCGACCTGACCCAGTTGGCCGACCGGCTCGACCTCGGCAGCTGCGGCCGGACCCCGTACCGGCGGTTGTCGGGCGGGCAGAAGCAGCGGCTGTCGTTCGCGCTGGCGATCGTCGGCCGGCCCGAGATCGCGTTCCTGGACGAGCCGACCACCGGGCTGGACCCGCACGGCCGGCGGGAGATCTGGCAGCTGATCCGGGAGCTGCGCGAGGACGGCGTGACGGTGGTCCTCACCACGCACGCGATGGACGAGGCGGAGCAGCTGTCCGACCAGGTGCACGTGGTGTCGGCCGGCAAGGTGATCGCCTCCGGCAGCCCGGACACCCTCACCGACCACGGCGCCAAGTCGCTCGAGGACGTCTACCTCGCCCTCACCGCACCCCCCGCCCGGGAGAACCGATGA
- the sufB gene encoding Fe-S cluster assembly protein SufB, with amino-acid sequence MTQTAHPELEGLGNYQYGWADSDAAGAVAQRGLSADVVRGISTLKNEPEWMLDLRLKGLKLFDRKPMPSWGADLSGIDFDNIKYFVRSTEKQATSWEDLPPDIKNTYDKLGIPEAEKQRLVAGVAAQYESEVVYHQIREDLEEQGVIFLDTDTGLKEHPELFQEYFGSVIPVGDNKFASLNTAVWSGGSFIYVPKGVKVEIPLQAYFRINTENMGQFERTLIIVDEDAYVHYVEGCTAPIYKSDSLHSAVVEIIVKRGARCRYTTIQNWSNNVYNLVTKRATCEEGATMEWIDGNIGSKVTMKYPAVYLMGEHAKGETLSVAFAGEGQHQDAGSKMVHNAPHTSSSIVSKSVARGGGRTSYRGLVEVAPGAHHSKSTVRCDALLVDTISRSDTYPYVDVREDDVAMGHEATVSKVSDDQLFYLMSRGMAEDEAMAMIVRGFIEPIARELPMEYALELNRLIELQMEGAVG; translated from the coding sequence ATGACGCAAACCGCTCACCCCGAACTGGAAGGCCTCGGCAACTACCAGTACGGCTGGGCCGACTCCGACGCCGCCGGCGCGGTCGCCCAGCGCGGCCTGAGCGCCGACGTCGTGCGGGGCATCTCCACCCTCAAGAACGAACCGGAGTGGATGCTCGACCTGCGCCTGAAGGGGCTCAAACTCTTCGACCGCAAGCCGATGCCGTCGTGGGGTGCCGACCTGTCCGGGATCGACTTCGACAACATCAAGTACTTCGTCCGCTCCACCGAGAAGCAGGCCACCAGCTGGGAGGACCTGCCGCCGGACATCAAGAACACCTACGACAAGCTCGGCATCCCGGAGGCGGAGAAGCAGCGCCTGGTCGCCGGTGTCGCCGCGCAGTACGAGTCCGAGGTCGTCTACCACCAGATCCGTGAGGACCTGGAGGAGCAGGGCGTCATCTTCCTCGACACCGACACCGGTCTGAAGGAGCACCCGGAGCTCTTCCAGGAGTACTTCGGCTCCGTGATCCCGGTCGGCGACAACAAGTTCGCCTCGCTGAACACGGCCGTCTGGTCGGGCGGCTCGTTCATCTACGTCCCCAAGGGCGTCAAGGTCGAGATCCCGCTGCAGGCGTACTTCCGGATCAACACCGAGAACATGGGCCAGTTCGAGCGGACCCTGATCATCGTCGACGAGGACGCCTACGTGCACTACGTCGAGGGCTGCACCGCGCCGATCTACAAGTCGGACTCGCTGCACTCCGCGGTCGTCGAGATCATCGTGAAGAGGGGCGCCCGCTGCCGCTACACGACGATCCAGAACTGGTCGAACAACGTCTACAACCTGGTCACCAAGCGCGCCACCTGCGAAGAGGGCGCGACGATGGAGTGGATCGACGGCAACATCGGTTCCAAGGTGACGATGAAGTACCCGGCCGTGTACCTGATGGGCGAGCACGCCAAGGGCGAGACCCTGTCGGTCGCGTTCGCGGGCGAGGGCCAGCACCAGGACGCCGGTTCCAAGATGGTGCACAACGCGCCGCACACCTCCAGCTCGATCGTGTCGAAGTCCGTGGCCCGCGGTGGCGGCCGGACGTCGTACCGGGGGCTCGTCGAGGTGGCCCCGGGCGCGCACCACAGCAAGTCCACGGTGCGCTGTGACGCGCTGCTGGTCGACACCATCAGCCGCTCGGACACCTACCCGTACGTCGACGTCCGCGAGGACGACGTCGCGATGGGTCACGAGGCGACCGTGTCCAAGGTCAGCGACGACCAGCTCTTCTACCTGATGAGCCGGGGGATGGCCGAGGACGAGGCGATGGCGATGATCGTCCGCGGCTTCATCGAGCCGATCGCCCGCGAACTCCCGATGGAGTACGCGCTGGAACTGAACCGACTGATCGAGCTGCAGATGGAAGGGGCCGTCGGCTGA
- a CDS encoding metal-sulfur cluster assembly factor, whose amino-acid sequence MPEVDLEAAQNPAGAAAPAVDDVTEALKDVVDPELGINVVDLGLIYGVTVDDSSTAIIDMTLTSAACPLTDVIEDQTRMALDGLVNDFRINWVWMPPWGPEKITDDGREQLRALGFNV is encoded by the coding sequence CTGCCCGAGGTCGATCTCGAGGCGGCGCAGAACCCGGCCGGCGCGGCGGCTCCGGCCGTCGACGACGTGACCGAGGCGCTGAAGGACGTCGTGGACCCCGAGCTCGGGATCAACGTGGTCGACCTGGGCCTGATCTACGGGGTCACCGTCGACGACTCCAGCACCGCGATCATCGACATGACGCTGACGTCGGCGGCCTGTCCGCTGACCGACGTGATCGAGGACCAGACCAGGATGGCGCTCGACGGCCTGGTCAACGACTTCCGGATCAACTGGGTCTGGATGCCGCCGTGGGGCCCGGAGAAGATCACCGACGACGGCCGCGAGCAGCTGCGCGCGCTCGGCTTCAACGTCTGA
- a CDS encoding ABC transporter permease subunit translates to MKDLIRGELTRLFSTRLPRWAAIAAIGSGGGLTGILALTGPENASPPMPGIDTPEGAGLVLSVSALLLFVPALFGTIAITSEYRHRTIGTTFLAVPRRARVLVAKLVVYGAGGFCYGLIASATAGLALLGAAAVRGVTLALSPADLLLLLAKLAVVAAVYVVIGVGIGALARHQLVAVGIVLGYFYFLEYVLMIVPGVNRLYPFLPGGATSSLTTLTVLTDTIADQTSGSLSTPLAPVPAAFVLLAYAAVASVVAAVVPLRRDLT, encoded by the coding sequence ATGAAGGACCTGATCCGCGGGGAGCTCACCCGGCTGTTCTCCACCCGGCTGCCGCGCTGGGCCGCGATCGCCGCGATCGGTTCGGGCGGCGGTCTCACCGGCATCCTGGCCCTGACCGGTCCGGAGAACGCGTCTCCGCCGATGCCCGGGATCGACACTCCGGAAGGCGCCGGGCTGGTGCTCAGCGTGTCCGCGTTGCTGCTGTTCGTCCCGGCGTTGTTCGGCACGATCGCGATCACGTCCGAGTACCGGCACCGCACGATCGGTACGACGTTCCTGGCCGTGCCGAGGCGGGCCCGCGTCCTGGTGGCGAAGCTGGTCGTCTACGGCGCGGGCGGCTTCTGCTACGGACTGATCGCGTCGGCCACCGCGGGCCTCGCGTTGCTGGGTGCCGCCGCGGTCCGCGGTGTCACCTTGGCCCTGAGCCCGGCGGATCTGCTGCTCCTGCTGGCGAAACTCGCCGTGGTCGCGGCCGTCTACGTGGTCATCGGGGTGGGCATCGGGGCGCTGGCCCGGCATCAGCTCGTTGCCGTCGGCATCGTGCTGGGGTACTTCTACTTCCTCGAGTACGTGCTGATGATCGTGCCTGGCGTCAACCGGCTGTACCCGTTCCTGCCCGGCGGCGCGACGTCCTCGCTGACCACGCTCACGGTGCTCACCGACACGATCGCCGACCAGACCTCGGGCAGCCTCAGTACGCCGCTGGCCCCGGTCCCGGCCGCCTTCGTGCTGCTGGCGTACGCCGCGGTGGCGTCCGTCGTCGCGGCGGTGGTCCCGCTCCGCCGCGATCTCACCTGA
- a CDS encoding helix-turn-helix transcriptional regulator — translation MKNPATNGPGPRGAAAVAGITRDESTRDRVARSILTNGPSSAAVLAERLELTPAAVRRHLDHLLGEGLVESREERVYGPRGRGRPAKVFALTDTGRHAFHQAYDDLAATALQFIAEAGGDEAVAEFARRRVAEVEDRYRELLDAAPEGRRAEVLAQALSADGYAASTQQAGAGAQLCQHHCPVAHVAEQFPQLCEAETEVFARLLGKHVQRLATIAHGDGVCTTHIPGVQPVSPQSDGESARTAR, via the coding sequence GTGAAAAATCCTGCGACGAACGGACCGGGGCCTCGCGGCGCCGCCGCTGTTGCTGGAATCACGCGGGACGAGTCCACCCGGGACCGGGTGGCGCGGTCGATCCTGACCAACGGCCCGTCCAGCGCCGCGGTGCTCGCGGAGCGGCTGGAACTGACCCCGGCGGCGGTCCGCCGGCACCTCGACCACCTGCTCGGTGAAGGGCTGGTCGAGTCCCGCGAGGAGCGAGTCTACGGCCCTCGGGGCCGGGGCCGCCCGGCCAAGGTGTTCGCACTCACCGACACCGGCCGGCACGCGTTCCACCAGGCGTACGACGACCTGGCGGCCACGGCGCTGCAGTTCATCGCCGAGGCCGGCGGTGACGAGGCGGTCGCGGAGTTCGCGCGGCGCCGGGTCGCCGAGGTCGAAGACCGGTACCGCGAGTTGCTCGACGCGGCGCCGGAAGGCCGGCGGGCCGAGGTGCTCGCCCAGGCGCTCAGCGCCGACGGGTATGCCGCCTCCACCCAGCAGGCCGGTGCCGGCGCGCAGTTGTGCCAGCACCACTGCCCGGTCGCGCACGTGGCCGAGCAGTTCCCCCAGCTGTGCGAGGCCGAGACCGAGGTGTTCGCCCGGTTGCTCGGCAAGCACGTCCAACGGCTGGCCACCATCGCCCACGGCGACGGTGTCTGTACGACGCACATCCCCGGCGTTCAGCCGGTTTCCCCTCAATCCGACGGCGAATCTGCGAGGACTGCACGATGA
- a CDS encoding cysteine desulfurase, with protein sequence MTTTRTFSSPLDLQSVRADFPILSRELAGGFPLVYLDSANSSQKPRQVVQAIEDHYLRHNANVARAMHQLGAEATAAYEGGRDKVAAFIGAPNRDEIVFTKNASEALNLAAYTLGAGLRPGDEVVISEMEHHSNIVPWQLACERTGATLKWFGVTDEGRLDLAGIDELITERTKVVSLTWVSNALGTINPITEIAAKAHAVGATMVVDASQAVPQFPVDVATLGADLLVFTGHKVTGPTGIGVLWGRYELLAQLPPFLGGGEMIEVVRMTGSTYAPPPARFEAGTPPIAQAVGLGAALDYLSGLGMDKVAAHEQAITAYALEGLKTVPGLKILGPAEPVDRGGAISFELDGVHPHDVSTVLDTRGIAVRAGHHCARPVHERFGMQSSTRASFYLYTTPEEIDALVDGLGFVRSFFKVD encoded by the coding sequence ATGACGACCACCCGGACCTTCAGCAGCCCGCTGGACCTGCAGTCGGTCCGGGCGGACTTCCCGATCCTGTCCCGCGAGCTCGCGGGCGGGTTCCCGCTGGTCTACCTGGACTCGGCCAACTCCTCGCAGAAGCCGCGCCAGGTGGTCCAGGCGATCGAGGACCACTACCTGCGGCACAACGCGAACGTCGCCCGGGCCATGCACCAGCTCGGCGCGGAGGCGACCGCGGCGTACGAGGGCGGCCGGGACAAGGTGGCCGCGTTCATCGGGGCACCCAATCGGGACGAGATCGTCTTCACCAAGAACGCCTCCGAGGCGCTCAACCTGGCGGCGTACACGCTCGGCGCGGGCCTGCGGCCGGGGGACGAGGTGGTGATCTCCGAGATGGAGCACCACAGCAACATCGTCCCGTGGCAGCTGGCCTGTGAGCGGACCGGCGCGACGCTGAAGTGGTTCGGTGTCACCGACGAGGGCCGGCTCGACCTGGCCGGGATCGACGAGCTGATCACCGAGCGCACCAAGGTCGTGTCGCTGACCTGGGTGTCGAACGCGCTCGGCACGATCAACCCGATCACCGAGATCGCCGCGAAGGCGCACGCCGTCGGCGCGACGATGGTGGTGGACGCGTCCCAGGCGGTGCCGCAGTTCCCGGTCGACGTCGCCACCCTCGGCGCGGACCTGCTGGTCTTCACCGGGCACAAGGTGACCGGCCCGACCGGGATCGGCGTGCTCTGGGGCCGGTACGAGTTGCTCGCGCAGTTGCCGCCGTTCCTCGGGGGCGGCGAGATGATCGAGGTCGTCCGGATGACCGGTTCGACGTACGCGCCGCCGCCGGCCCGGTTCGAGGCGGGGACGCCGCCGATCGCCCAGGCCGTCGGGCTCGGGGCGGCGCTGGACTACCTGTCCGGCCTCGGGATGGACAAGGTGGCCGCGCACGAGCAGGCGATCACGGCGTACGCGCTGGAGGGCCTGAAGACGGTGCCCGGGCTGAAGATCCTCGGGCCGGCCGAGCCGGTCGACCGCGGGGGCGCGATCAGCTTCGAGCTGGACGGCGTCCACCCGCACGACGTGTCGACCGTGCTGGACACCCGCGGGATCGCGGTCCGGGCCGGGCACCACTGCGCCCGGCCGGTGCACGAGCGGTTCGGAATGCAATCGTCGACGCGGGCGTCCTTCTACCTGTACACGACGCCCGAGGAGATCGACGCGCTCGTCGACGGACTCGGGTTCGTCCGCTCCTTCTTCAAGGTGGACTGA
- a CDS encoding ABC transporter permease, translating to MSTTYAPRPGSAPWPRKVLAHARMEFRLLIRNGEQLLLALVIPLGLLLLLGGTGLGDRLPLGEGPAVDLAVPRVLALAILSSSFTSLAIATGFERRYGVIKRLGASPLSRTGLLAGKIAAVLVIQLIQLVVLIGAGFALGWDPVGGAAAVLGVILMVLCGTAAFASLGLLMAGTLRAEATLAAANLLYLLLLVGGAVVTPVEEYPAGMQGIVRLLPSAALANGLANSTLEGVIPWAAALSLALWAAVLGYLVSRTFRWD from the coding sequence ATGAGTACGACGTACGCCCCGCGCCCCGGCTCCGCGCCGTGGCCGCGCAAGGTGCTCGCCCACGCCCGGATGGAGTTCCGCCTGCTGATCCGCAACGGCGAGCAGCTCCTGCTGGCCCTGGTCATCCCCCTCGGTCTGCTCCTCCTGCTCGGCGGCACCGGGCTCGGCGACAGGCTCCCGCTCGGTGAGGGACCGGCCGTGGATCTCGCGGTCCCCCGGGTCCTCGCGCTGGCGATCCTGTCGTCCTCGTTCACCTCGCTCGCGATCGCCACCGGCTTCGAACGGCGGTACGGCGTGATCAAGCGGCTCGGCGCCTCCCCGTTGTCCCGGACCGGGCTGCTCGCCGGCAAGATCGCGGCTGTGCTGGTCATTCAGCTGATCCAGCTGGTCGTCCTGATCGGTGCCGGCTTCGCCCTCGGCTGGGACCCGGTCGGCGGCGCCGCGGCGGTACTCGGCGTGATCCTGATGGTGCTCTGCGGGACGGCCGCGTTCGCGTCGCTCGGTCTGCTGATGGCCGGGACCCTGCGGGCCGAGGCGACCCTGGCCGCGGCGAACCTGCTGTACCTGCTGCTGTTGGTGGGCGGCGCGGTCGTGACGCCGGTCGAGGAGTACCCGGCCGGGATGCAGGGCATCGTCCGGCTGCTTCCGAGTGCGGCGCTGGCCAACGGATTGGCGAACTCGACCCTGGAAGGTGTGATCCCGTGGGCCGCCGCTCTGTCCCTGGCGTTGTGGGCAGCCGTTCTCGGCTACCTGGTCTCCCGGACCTTCCGGTGGGACTGA
- a CDS encoding ABC transporter ATP-binding protein, with translation MTAGLPIRVSDLTKAFGSVEAVTGVTFTAEAGRVTGFVGPNGAGKSTTMRMLLGLTEPDDGVALFGDTAYRDLASPTGTVGAVLDIAAAHPATSARGHLKTFCDLGGHQRARVDTVIESVELGGYADRQVKGFSTGMRQRLALATALLGDPGVLVLDEPSNGLDPAGIVWLRTFLRDFAAGGGTVLISSHVLTELQYSIDDLVLIDHGRITWSGGLADFTAHGATLEEAFLALTAKEPTR, from the coding sequence ATGACCGCAGGACTACCCATTCGGGTGTCGGACCTGACCAAGGCCTTCGGTTCGGTCGAGGCCGTGACCGGGGTGACGTTCACCGCCGAGGCCGGTCGCGTCACGGGCTTCGTCGGGCCGAACGGGGCCGGCAAGTCGACCACGATGCGAATGCTGCTGGGTCTCACCGAGCCGGACGACGGCGTCGCCCTGTTCGGGGACACGGCCTACCGGGACCTGGCCTCGCCCACCGGCACGGTCGGCGCCGTACTCGACATCGCCGCGGCGCATCCGGCGACCAGCGCCCGGGGGCACCTCAAGACCTTCTGCGACCTGGGCGGTCATCAACGTGCTCGCGTCGACACCGTGATCGAGAGCGTCGAGCTCGGCGGTTACGCGGACCGGCAGGTGAAGGGCTTCTCGACCGGGATGCGGCAGCGGCTGGCGCTGGCGACCGCGTTGCTCGGCGATCCCGGCGTTCTGGTCCTGGACGAGCCGTCGAACGGGCTCGACCCGGCCGGCATCGTCTGGCTGCGGACGTTCCTGCGCGACTTCGCGGCCGGTGGCGGGACCGTGCTGATCTCCAGCCACGTGCTCACCGAACTCCAGTACAGCATCGACGACCTGGTCCTGATCGACCACGGCCGGATCACCTGGTCCGGCGGCCTGGCGGACTTCACCGCCCACGGCGCCACCCTCGAGGAAGCCTTCCTCGCCCTGACCGCGAAGGAGCCGACGCGATGA
- the sufU gene encoding Fe-S cluster assembly sulfur transfer protein SufU has translation MQLDALYQEIILDHYRSPHHAGLTDPYDVEVHHVNPSCGDEVTLRVELAGDKVTAVTHESVGCSISQAATSVMTDLVIGKPVAEGMATYEKFLELMQGRGTVEPDEEVLEDGVAFAGVAQFPARVKCALLGWSAWRDATAQALAKSAPTSTEGVTHA, from the coding sequence ATGCAACTGGACGCCCTGTACCAGGAGATCATCCTGGACCACTACCGCAGCCCGCACCACGCGGGACTGACGGACCCGTACGACGTGGAGGTGCACCACGTGAACCCGTCCTGCGGGGACGAGGTCACCCTCCGGGTCGAGCTGGCCGGTGACAAGGTCACCGCCGTGACGCACGAGAGCGTCGGCTGCTCGATCAGCCAGGCCGCCACCTCGGTGATGACCGATCTGGTGATCGGCAAGCCGGTCGCCGAGGGAATGGCGACGTACGAGAAGTTCCTCGAGCTGATGCAGGGCCGGGGGACGGTCGAACCGGACGAAGAGGTGCTGGAGGATGGTGTCGCGTTCGCGGGCGTGGCGCAGTTCCCGGCCCGGGTGAAGTGCGCGCTGCTGGGCTGGTCGGCCTGGCGGGACGCTACCGCCCAGGCGCTGGCCAAGTCGGCGCCGACATCGACAGAGGGAGTGACCCATGCCTGA